The Liquorilactobacillus nagelii DSM 13675 DNA window GGATGATTTTTATAAATTCTATGATTTGTACGATATTGATTGCTTGATAACTAATAAAGAAGCCGGTGAGGAAAAGCTTAAACATTATCAGCAGTATACAGAAGTAATTGTTAGTGATTAAAAAATTTTAGAGATGGAGGATTAGCAATGAAAATCGCATTAGCAGCAGATAAAGCAGGATTTGAACTGAAAGAACACATTAAAAAGTTTTTGACAGATAAGGGATATGATGTCCTTGATTTAACGGCAGCACCAGCAGTGGATTTTGTTGATTCATCTGTTAAACTTGCTCAGACCGTTTTGGCTAAAAAAGCTGATCGTGGAGTGATGTTTGATGAATATGGTGTCGGCTCAGCGATGGCTAGCAATAAAGTTCATGGGATGGTTACAGCAAATGTCACTGAAGAAAATACGGCCCATATGACTACGCAACATAATGGTGCAAAAGCAATTGCTATTGGAGCTGGAATTGTTGGTCCTAAATTAGCTGAGAATATTGTAAAAGCATATTTGAGCGTTAACTATGCAGGTGGACGTCATCAAATTAGATTGGATATGCTGGAGAAAATGTACTAATTAAAAATAATTTTGACGGAGGGAATAGATAATGATTATTGCACTAGGAAACGATCATATTGTTACAAGTGTTAAAATGCAGATTTCAGATTTTTTAAAAGCTAATGGACATCAAGTAATTGATGTTGGTACCTATGACAATACTCGCACGCATTATCCAATTTACGGTTTGAAAGTTGCTGATTTGGTACGTGATGGGAAAGCTGACTTAGGGGTTGTTCTTTGTGGAACAGGTGTTGGTATTTCGACAGCAGCAGATAAGAATATTGGGATTCGCGCTGCTTTGGTTGGTGATGTTGCCTCAGCAAAATACGCTAAAGAAGAATTGAATGCTAATGTGATTTCATTTGGTGGAGCAGTTGTCGGTGAACACTTGGCAGAAGATCTTGTTGCTGCATTTTTAGATGCTGAATATCATGAAACGCCAGAAAATAAGAAATTAATTGAAAAAATTAATCAAGTTGAAGAAGATAATTCTCAACAACATGATAATCCACATTTCTTTGATCATGAGTTGAAATTGTGGTCAGAAGGATACTATCACGATTAAGGAGGGGTAATTAGTGGATGCTTTATTAATTGTTAATGAAGAAAAAA harbors:
- the lacB gene encoding galactose-6-phosphate isomerase subunit LacB, whose translation is MIIALGNDHIVTSVKMQISDFLKANGHQVIDVGTYDNTRTHYPIYGLKVADLVRDGKADLGVVLCGTGVGISTAADKNIGIRAALVGDVASAKYAKEELNANVISFGGAVVGEHLAEDLVAAFLDAEYHETPENKKLIEKINQVEEDNSQQHDNPHFFDHELKLWSEGYYHD
- the lacA gene encoding galactose-6-phosphate isomerase subunit LacA; protein product: MKIALAADKAGFELKEHIKKFLTDKGYDVLDLTAAPAVDFVDSSVKLAQTVLAKKADRGVMFDEYGVGSAMASNKVHGMVTANVTEENTAHMTTQHNGAKAIAIGAGIVGPKLAENIVKAYLSVNYAGGRHQIRLDMLEKMY